AAGCATTATTTAAAAAATACtcatatttatctaattaaaatatcatatttttatactaggttaaaatatgtcataagtcattgtactcttcataaatttgaaatttagtccatgTCCTATAATTTTGGGTTAGTGCTACTTTTTAGATATCAAAATTAGGTTCAATTGTTagcattattaaaaatattttgttaaattcatgttCTTTATAACGACATTTTTTAGTTACATGAATAtcgagtatttttatttaaaatgtgacatcaataaaattagaaaaaaacaacaatgttaataattgaacttaattttaaatctaaaaagtagagggactaaatacttgaaaagaaaaatatagatattaaaTTCTAAATTGGTAAAGAATATATAgacttatggcatattttaatctttatattaaaaacatttattattaatatagttataattgtaataaatatttattattaaaaattaatattgaaTAATTTTCAAtaaagaatattatttaaaattattattaaaataaaattaaaatattaaatagattattaaaataaaaattatattaattctttattatataattagaTATAGATAATTACATATAATATGTTgaataatattcaaaaatataatattttataaattttaaatatttttaaaataaatatatattataaatatattaatattaaatttgatttgttaattttatataaaaataaaattatttataaacatatttttttaGGAAATGATTTATGCTTTTAAAATAGTaaactattttataaaaaaaatttccttaACTAAGttatttttcattaaataaaaaatacagaAATAAATCCAACGTGTTCGGCCCTAAAACAAAAACGCAAGACATCATCCTAATAACCCAAATTGTTCAACTAAATTATTGTAAGGATCATAGCCTCGTGAAGATTCCTCTTTACCAATCAACTGATCAATCCCTGCAAAAagaactttttttaaaaaaaaaaaaaaaggaaagttgtGATTTTGACGCAAGACCTAATGCTACATTTTAGTACCTGATTCAGAACCTTGGAAATAGAAGCTTTCAACCCCGTGTGAGAAGTTGTCAATGAAGTCCAGACCTACTGGTTTGGTCTTTTTATCTTTTGTGCTCACATCTGGTTCAAATTCAGCATTGACTGAACCTGTAGAGACCTGAAATTTTCTTTTTGAACGAGCACGACGATTCTGAAACCAATTATATACATTTGTTTCAGAAATTCGACCATGTTGAGCTAGTTCAGATGCTATCTCTTTGATTTTCTGCTTGCTTGGTGTCCCGGTTCCTTGCTCATATATATTCTCAAGAATTTGAAGTTGTAATGGCGTTGGAGTCCATCGCTGTCTAGCAGTGATCTTGTGCCCGACAGAAGCTGATATTGGATCACTGTATAGATTTCCAAACCTTATGCCTGAAACCAAAACAGCAATTGATGATAGGACTAAGGCAGCCAGCCAACGATTTTCTCTAAGCTTTTAACTCTATGGTACTTAGACGAGATGCAGTACGAGTAACAAAATCGGAAGCAAAATCTGTTATTTATTTGGTAAGCATTATCTTATCATGGGTCAGTGAGATGCAAGATTTTAATTTCAGATTCGACTCAAAAAATGAATCTAGAATTCTAACTAAGCTCAGCCTAAATTAAAAATGCTAAACTCAAATCCATCCCAACCCACTcatattaaattaattgaaataatactaaaatagttGCATTTTATCAAGCAAAAGtgtctaaaataataacaaaattaataataaaacaaaagttatataatatcaaaataataacaacaatataataacaaaatgataACAAAACAACTTATTTAAGCCAagccaaaacaaaaataaaaccacTTAAGACCCAATCTATTTAAAAACGGACATTTTTTTATACATcttaatttttaagtttatatttttaaCTAAATTCTTACACTTTTCAAACAAGTTTTCAAATTGGATAAACAATCCCATGACCAGttctaaatataatatatattttaaattaattaatagaaTATAAATATACCTTctacatataaaataatttaaaaacccaacataacaatatttttaaaatgtttgtaaaatactatagaaaattttattctAGAAACTGCTTGATATTTATTTTTTGAACACAATGGTTTTAGAAATTAATGAAAATTTCCAGCAACATTTGCTTCTTAAAAAaacaaattatattaaaataaataaatgaataaattaaaaatccaaCATCTAAAAAAACGTGGCCTTTCTTTAAAGTCTTCATCTTCTCAAAGAGAAGACTGCA
This is a stretch of genomic DNA from Gossypium arboreum isolate Shixiya-1 chromosome 11, ASM2569848v2, whole genome shotgun sequence. It encodes these proteins:
- the LOC108472832 gene encoding WUSCHEL-related homeobox 13-like, with protein sequence MEWENQHGEEEYLQYQIQNGVCGKVMSDEQVEELKKQIVAYSTISEQLAELHKSMSAHHDFTGIRFGNLYSDPISASVGHKITARQRWTPTPLQLQILENIYEQGTGTPSKQKIKEIASELAQHGRISETNVYNWFQNRRARSKRKFQVSTGSVNAEFEPDVSTKDKKTKPVGLDFIDNFSHGVESFYFQGSESGIDQLIGKEESSRGYDPYNNLVEQFGLLG